The Schizosaccharomyces pombe strain 972h- genome assembly, chromosome: I genome contains a region encoding:
- the adg2 gene encoding protein adg2, whose protein sequence is MRRLTISGLLISLAKLCAGMEINVPSSSDVWTSGHIEPLEWSVVSTDPLQANVWLINEVEYPPTSRYIMTINTFDENATFPALDLSPGYGYQISFTSIRDDSVIYAQSGTFYIVGGEGISSTTGSTFQSMTTFTSSQTNSGHASASTSIPSTAITVTANSTIYSSATSSFPYSTDVSVSTGTSTDIVTLPPPASSTSSFSTITNTSMIPSSSSFTTTTGSPYYNTSSFLPSSVISSASLSSSSVLPTSIITSTSTPVTVSSSSLSSFTPSYSTNLTTTGSTTTTGSATVSSSPFYSNSSVIPTSVPSSVSSFTSSSSSYTTTLTASNTSVTYTGTGTGSATFTSSPPFYSNSSVIPTSVPSSVSSFTSSNSSYTTTLTASNTSITYTGTGTGSATFTSSPPFYSNSSVIPTSVPSSVSSFTSSNSSYTTTLTASNTTVTFTGTGTGSATFTSSPPFYSNSSVIPTSAPSSVSSFTSSNSSYTTTLTASNTTVTFTGTGTGSATATSSSPYYSNSSIIVPTTVSTSGSVSSFSSSPSPTSSFSGTSALSSSSNEETTTTTQVTYTTSPEETTTTMTTTTCSSRPEETISTVSTTSTVSESGSSSASITSTYPSSTLSMTTSHLSSSSVHSSSAHSSSSRSSSMSLPPSAGSSTSLQRISLLCVFIPLLFLF, encoded by the coding sequence ATGAGAAGATTAACCATCAGCGGGCTATTAATTAGCTTAGCCAAGCTTTGTGCTGGCATGGAAATTAATgttccttcttcttcagacGTTTGGACTAGTGGACATATTGAACCCTTGGAATGGAGTGTGGTCAGCACTGATCCCCTGCAGGCTAATGTCTGGTTAATAAACGAAGTTGAGTATCCACCAACAAGCCGTTACATAATGACCATCAATacttttgatgaaaatgcCACATTTCCTGCTTTAGATCTTTCGCCAGGTTATGGCTACCAAATTAGTTTTACGTCTATTCGCGACGACTCTGTTATTTACGCCCAATCTGGTACTTTTTATATTGTTGGCGGCGAAGGTATCTCTTCTACTACTGGTAGTACTTTTCAAAGCATGACTACCTTCACTAGTTCACAAACCAACAGTGGTCATGCTTCTGCTAGCACTTCTATTCCAAGCACTGCTATAACTGTGACAGCGAATTCTACCATTTATTCATCTGCTACTTCTAGTTTTCCATACTCTACAGACGTTAGTGTCTCGACAGGCACATCGACCGACATTGTAACCTTACCTCCGCCAGCGTCGAGCACTTCTTCGTTTAGCACCATTACAAACACGTCTATGATTCCCAGCTCTTCATCGTTTACTACTACTACAGGCTCTCCTTATTATAACACATCTAGTTTCTTACCTTCCAGTGTTATATCGTCTGCCAGCCTGTCTTCATCATCTGTTTTGCCAACGTCTATTATTACATCGACTTCCACACCCGTTACAGTCTCTTCTTCTAGTCTCAGTAGCTTCACTCCTTCCTATAGTACTAACCTTACTACTACTGGAAGTACCACTACCACTGGTTCGGCAACTGTTTCCTCATCACCATTCTATTCCAACAGTAGTGTCATCCCTACCAGTGTACCATCAAgtgtttcttctttcacCTCCAGCAGCAGCTCATACACTACTACGCTGACTGCTTCAAACACTTCTGTCACATACACTGGTACTGGTACTGGTTCGGCAACGTTTACCAGCTCCCCACCATTCTATTCTAACAGTAGTGTCATCCCTACCAGTGTACCATCAAGcgtttcttctttcacgTCTAGCAATAGCTCATACACTACTACGCTGACTGCTTCAAACACTTCTATCACATACACTGGTACTGGTACTGGTTCAGCAACGTTTACCAGCTCCCCACCATTCTATTCTAACAGTAGTGTTATCCCTACCAGTGTACCATCAAgtgtttcttctttcacgTCTAGCAATAGCTCATACACTACTACTCTGACTGCTTCAAACACCACCGTTACATTTACTGGTACTGGTACTGGTTCGGCAACGTTTACCAGCTCCCCACCATTCTATTCTAACAGTAGTGTTATCCCTACCAGTGCACCATCAAgtgtttcttctttcacgTCTAGCAATAGCTCATACACTACTACTCTGACTGCTTCAAACACCACCGTTACATTTACTGGTACTGGCACTGGCTCAGCAACCGCTACTAGTTCTTCACCCTATTATTCTAACAGCAGTATTATTGTTCCTACTACCGTAAGTACCAGTGGATCTGTTTCCTCCTTCTCTAGTTCTCCTTCTCCTACATCCTCATTTTCTGGTACTTCGGCTCTTAGTAGCTCATCTAATGAAGAAACAACTACCACCACCCAGGTTACTTACACTACGTCTCCCGAAGAGACTACTACTACTATGACTACTACCACATGTAGTTCCCGTCCCGAGGAGACTATCTCTACTGTTTCCACCACTTCTACTGTCTCTGAGAGTGGAAGCTCATCGGCGAGTATCACTTCGACCTATCCTAGTAGCACTCTTTCTATGACTACTTCTCATTTAAGCTCTTCCTCTGTCCATTCATCTTCTGCTCATTCCTCTTCAAGCAGGAGTAGCTCTATGAGTTTGCCGCCTAGTGCAGGAAGCAGCACTAGCTTGCAACGCATCTCATTGCTTTGTGTTTTTATCcctttattgtttttattctaG